ACTAATTGTTGCTAATGGTATTGATTTGTATTCTAGCGTTAAAAAGGAATTAGGATTCTAATAAAAAATTAAATAAAATCGTTATTAAAAGTGTTCGTTTTCTGCGAACACTTTTTTATTTTTGTGTTATGATGATAACTGAAAATCCGATAGGTTTATTTGACTCGGGGGTAGGAGGGACTACCATTTGGCGTGAAATCACAAGCCTAATGCCTTTAGAAAATACGCTCTTTTTGGCAGATAGTGCCAATGCTCCTTATGGGATTAAAAGCAAGGAGCAAATTATTGCATTGAGCGAAAAAAATACAGAATATTTGCTGGAGCAGAATTCGAAGATAATCGTTGTGGCTTGTAATACAGCAACTACCAATGCTATTGCTCACTTACGAAGTAAATATACCGTACCATTTATAGGGATAGAACCTGCTATAAAACCTGCTGCCTTACAAAGTCGCACTAAAAGAGTAGGAGTGTTAGCAACTCGCGGAACATTATCCAGCGAATTATTTATGAAAACCAGTAACGATTCGGTGCGAAAAAACGGAATTTTACTAGTGGAACAAGTAGGTGAGGGGTTGGTTTCTTTGATTGAATCTGGCGCATTAGAAAGTGAAGAAACATTTAGGCTTTTACAAAAATACCTACAACCGATGCTCCTACAAGGAATAGATTATTTGGTATTGGGTTGTACTCACTATCCGTATTTGTTACCTCAAATCCGGCAGATAGTACCTAAAAATATTCAAATCATTGATTCGGGGTACGCTGTAGCTAAACAAACTCGAAACGTAATGGCACAACATAAATTGCTTCAAAAGGAAAATAAA
This genomic window from Capnocytophaga canimorsus contains:
- the murI gene encoding glutamate racemase; the encoded protein is MMITENPIGLFDSGVGGTTIWREITSLMPLENTLFLADSANAPYGIKSKEQIIALSEKNTEYLLEQNSKIIVVACNTATTNAIAHLRSKYTVPFIGIEPAIKPAALQSRTKRVGVLATRGTLSSELFMKTSNDSVRKNGILLVEQVGEGLVSLIESGALESEETFRLLQKYLQPMLLQGIDYLVLGCTHYPYLLPQIRQIVPKNIQIIDSGYAVAKQTRNVMAQHKLLQKENKHPQHRWITNGNIEILRQFASENIRLEQQFF